GCTGATTTGATCCCATTGGAGTTATTCAGCGGCTCGTACGACAAAAATCTCGAACTTTATCGTAAGCAAATGCCTTACACTACAGAGAAACAAATGACGATAGAGCGAACACCCGAATATTTTGTGACACCCCATGATGTGCCAAAGAGAATCCATGATGAAATATCGCCACGTATCAAAATAGTAGCAGTCATTTGCGACCCTGTAAAGCGCGCCATCTCCGACTACGTTCAGGCCAAAGCCCGAGGTGACGACGAAGAGAGCAAAACATTCGAAGAGACTGTCCTAGAACAAGAAAAATGGGGTAATGTTAACCACCTTAATGCGATTATTGACAGtagtatttatttcaaacatttcttAAGGTGGGTTCATTACTTTCCACAAGAACAATTTCATTTAATCGACGGTAGACAACTGTTAGAAAACCCAGACATTGCGCTAGGACAACTCGAAGAATTCCTGGATCTTCCGTCATTCTTTGAAGCCTCGCATTTCTCGAGAGGGAACAAGAAGAACCCGAACGGCCCATATTGTTTGACCTTTCCGCAGCGGGTTTGTATCAAACCAAGTAAGGTGAAGTCACGCAGACGACCAGAGGTAGACGACGAAACCAAACAGAAACTATATGAATTTTTCGCTCCCTATGACAAGTCCTTGTCAGATATGTTCAAAAAACCGTTCTCTTGGTCCGACAAATTGGACGAGGAAGGTAATCTGGCCAAGTATGAACAAGAAATGGCCCGAAATTAGGCTTACATTTAGTTGATTTTTCTTTTCGAagaaatttttaattttagttactccccacaaatgtgtGGTATTTAGAAAAACACCGACACGTAATAGATATGTTAACACGGAACAACTATTTTAAATAGGCATGCGCAATGTGGAACGTTAAAAAGACTTACTGTCGGGGcacttgaaataaaaattgaaacagCTGATATTTGCGTAAGTGTGATTAGAATTGTTTAACACTAACTTGTTAGTGTCCTGTGATGAGCTACTATTGTACGGGGACAACTGAACATCTAGAGTGATCACGATAGGGGCACGTGATCATGATGTGGGGGAGTTATGGATTTATTGTTTTGCTGTCAACAATTCACCGAGACAACATTTGATACTGGTGAAATCGTCTCAAATCAATGCACAGCACAACTGTCGCAACTGTCGATTCACTGATGCGTACTGTTTTAGACAGTTTCAAAATGTAAAGGCTATCTCGTTTGCTTGGTGTCGCCGATTCGCActgtatatacaaaaaatatagaCAGCAACCCCACTGACACCACCAACGTTACCATCACTACAAGCATCACCACCAccgtaccaccaccaccaccaccaccaccaccaccaacaacaacaacaacaacaacaatcataataataataataataataataataataataataataataataataataataatagtaataacaagaacaacaacaagaacaagaacaacagcagcagcagcagcgacgacgacgacgacgacgatgatgatgatgatgatgatgatgatgatgatgatgatgatgatgatgatgatgacgatgatgatgatggaatcTTTCGAGACATTATAATCGCACCGTGTACTCTACTACAGTATGTTCGCCCTGCTAcccttgtatgtatttttagccTTTTTTAATTGTAACAGGGTTTAAACAGGAATAAATGTTCcttaaaagatgatgatgatgatgatgatgatgatgatgatgatgatgatgatgatgatgatgatgatgatgatgatgatgatgatgaaaacaacAATGACATATTGGGATGTCAATGATTATTATAAAGCTCGATGAATCCTATTAAAGCAGTTAGGGGTTTGATGAGAGGGATAATACTAGGACAACTCATATTTTTTTGTACTCGCcattaaaaatatgaaacagCAATAAAGTACATAGCACAGCTGCTGTTAAAAGGCTGGGACCCCAGCTATAGACAGGTTTTCAAAAGACAGTAAAATATGGAACATGGTTGTTAGAATATAAAGctttaaaatgatttattttcaaatatttcatcattgtaGAAAGCCAAAAAAAAGGGGAAATATATAGTCCCGATGTTGTGTTGACTTCTGTCACACAATGTATTTATGGTGAAAAATTGGTGACAATTGACTCTTGACCCGTTAAGTTGTTGTGTGTCTTTTCTGCCAGAAGCGGTTAACATGTTATTCTGTAATAAAAAATGAGGCACCATTCGCCATTAGTGGGAGTTGAATTGATTCAACATcgaatactagtatactaatcCTTGTCACATTATCATAACCTACGactgttttgacttgtttaaaaaaacaaaatcgCGACAATCATCATGATATCAAAACAGAGAAAGACAGCACATGACTATTTTTATACATTCGTGATGGTAGTACAAgcattattatatataatagtgTAAGAAGTTTGTGggttttcatttaaaaaaaaaaaaatattattatagttttcaattctcgttaTCAGAAATAGAATTTGATCACCTCTAGCGGGAGTGTAAGAATCGTTTAATTTATGCCATGGGTCAAAACTATGGCTCCCTCTCCAAGCGCTACATATGCATTAATATTACTGGTCATAGAAGTTTGCAGCCTCACCTGTTATCTAATGCAGATCATTTCATTATAGTTATAAAATTAGAACTTGTAATGATAACTCTGGATAAAAATCGGTACGTATTCATAAGCGTTCCGACTCCGATTGAGAACAGCAACGGTCTCAAGTGTCGAAAGAAATCCCTACGTCATCACTAGATCACGTGACCAGAGACTCGGCTGAGTCCAAAATCTTAAGAATATGTATACAATTTCTTTCCAGAGTTATCAACTTCAAATTGACTTACTTCAATGGCGTCAGACTGAGTCATGATTTATCTTCTTAGTCAATTTTGACGATTTAATGTGGGAGGGGGGATGTTATTACAGGTACCGACAATTAACTAGAGGTCTTTATTTCCTCCAGTTTGTGAATACATGATGATGACGaattaatttcaataaaattatttgaatttttttaaaagccatTACAAAAATGGAGACAGCATGTGGATTTTTGGTGGATTAGCGGctagtattttgaaataaattcagATTGTTAATTTACTTGAAAATAAAGACTTTAATACAAATCTATAACACGTTCACATATCTGtcggtcaaaggtcaacaaaaaTCGAAGCCGAAATTGTTCATATTTAAgttataatcaaaataaaagtacaatagAAATATGGTGCCAAAGGgattaaatttgtttttctcatttatttatctacGCCTCTCTTTATTTCTTCAATTTTTGATACGCTTATGATTCAACAGGTAGTTAGGTTCGCGCAACCGATCGCTATATTTCCGTTACCTATCATGCCAAGTattaacagaaataaaaaatatatatataaatttttttactttaatcAAGAAAACTGAAACTTATTCTTAGTTATTTCAAAAGCAAACAAATCAGGGGTTGACCGAAcacatttttaaatagaattattcaaaatgatatcaaataaaattgaaccaatttttaaaaaaatacaatatggcCGCCGTGCGAATTATTCATTGTCTAGTGGAGTGATGTGATTTCGACAATACTTTgaatctcaaaaaaaaaatatcttttccgAAAGGTCCATATGACATGGTATTGTTTGGAGAGCTTTTATGAACTTCTGAAAATTGGCGTATTCCCCCTAAAACATACTTGTCTGTGCCCTTAACCATATTTCCTAGGGATTGACATGTTTGCAGATATGCAACACTACCCGCACTGAAATCTGGGCGATTTTAATGATGCCAAGCCGATAGGTTTCCAGGACGAGCGTAAAATTTTATATCCGTTGTGATAAATCATTATTATGCATCGCTAGCCCTTGTAACAGCTACACACAGCTGACACTATAATAACCGGATCACAGCAAAGTAGTACGTGACGAGTGTCAAGAATATATGCTGTATCATCATGTATGACATCTAACGAATTTAAATGTctaaaaatttaaattaaaatcatCCAATCTTCGCTAACGATTTAAGAGCAGTCACATATTAAGTTGTACGACCTTCTATTACAGGAAGTGTGACCTCAGATCAGACAACCATCACAAAGTTGTCTGTGATATGGCGGTAAGATGAAGCAATATGTAAGCTATTGTCAAAGAGTTGTTATAGTACCTAAAGTATCATAATTCGAGTAGATTAAGATAATTTGAAAAAGAAAGATAATGTataatgacatatttttcatatatataatcACGAgtcattgttttttgtctgtgtctatatgtgtctgtatctatctaggtctgtgtatgtgtatgtgtatgtgtctgtgtctatctaggtctgtgtatgtgtatgtgtctgtgtctgtgtctgtgtctatctaggtatgtgtctgtgtctgtatctatctaggtctgtgtatgtgtgtgtctgtgtctgtgtctgtgtctgtatctgtgtctgatgtgtatgtgtctgtgtatgtgtctatgtctgtgtctactCTCTGtcctgtgcctgtgtctgtctgtctgtctgtctgtctgtctgtctgtctgtctgtctgtctgtctgtttgtgtctgcGTCTGTATCCGTATctatgtctgtatctgtatctgtgtctgtgtatgtatgtatgtatgtatgtatatgtgtgtttatgtctgtgtctgtgtctgtgtctgcgtcTGTATCCATGTAtatgtctgtatctgtatctgtatctgtatctgtatctgtatctgtatctgtatctgtgtctgtgtatgtgtatgtgtgtttatgtctgCGTCTGTATCCGTATctatgtctgtatctgtatatatctgtatctgtatctgtgtctgtgtctgtgtctgtgtatgtgtatgtgtctgtgtctgtgtctgtgtctgtgtctgtgcatgtgtatgtgtctgtgtctgtgtctgtgtctgaatACTGTCTTGACTATAGTATTGCAATAAGACCTCTAGGGTCTGCTCCCCGAAGGTTGCCGAACAAATTAAAGCCTCAGATTAGAGTACTCGGGGGCGCACGCCATGTAAGGTTCACGTCCAACTTAAGAAATGATCTTTACTCACGTAAGGTACGAAGTAATCGCTGTGCACCTTTTAGTACTGTATAAAGCGCGATCTTCGGTCGTTCGCTCACATTGTAATTTAAAAGCAGTAGATAATATCCTATGTTTAATACTGACCAAATGCTGTTCCCTGAATCAacaattttataaataaatttgcATGTGTGTTTAGAATGCACGTTTCTTTATATcttaggctggggtcagaatttacggcggggggggtcTGGGGAGAAATGATTTTAGTCAAAACAATTTTCGCcggcgccccccccccccgaagggaacccaagaattttcgtagccccctccCGGCTACGCATAcctgtattttaatgtgtaattatacagtaactaacccccccccctccccgctccacttcagagatgtacagtatgacCACTACACTatattaaactaacagtggagatcaacttcagtgtccatacataacaatgagagatatctttacaaatatatgtgggctttgaAAAAAGGACCCACATTCGGctgtacttggaaatacttagccagcagtttttttatctttcaatcttgattctacATCCCCCATGATAgcaagtggggggggggggtatggggGGGGCACAGTAAGCATTTTCTCTttaaaaataaggacatgtaggaggccatttacttgcataaaatttcaaaccatacacgtTATCGAAAGTCATAtagtcttcaataccccaattttactcgaGTCAGTActttattatacaactgtattgCTATATTACCTTCACGTTAACTTACCTATTGGCAGATACTTATAtttgcttggctattgactgccaTAATTGTATGccagtatggtaggtaaatgaagtgtacaattttgcaaactacaaggtaaacgactgctgcTGAGGattgaatgttcaaaaaattccccatagagagagagagagagagagagagagagagagagagagagagagagagacagagagagagagacagagagagagagagacagacagacagagagacagagagagagagacagagacagacagacagacagacagacagacagacagacagattgacagacatagacagaggAAGGCATGCACAAATACATTAGCATGGCTGTCACGAACTCATCACTGCATATAGGTTGTAGAAGGTATTGCGGCGAAGTCGGCAGAAATTTGTTTAATTTACTCGGTAATcgaccgctcctgaggtttaatttggttaaaATCATGAGCAAACTATTTcggctcccccccccccaccctttcAGGCCACCAGAATGTTCATGACAacccctttgaaccctcaattttttcatgcccccccccccatttctttCTAGGCCCTccctctgccgtaaattctgaccccagtcTAATATATTCGTATTATATAggatttttttttgggggggggggaggacgAGAGCATGTCTTCATGATGCCATTACATGTCTGGTAAGTTTGAAATAGTTGTAGGGAAAAATGTGTCACCATGGGAAGAACCTGCACTGAACAATTACTGAGGAACAACTAATTTCGAATAGCGGCAATTGCGCAAAATGCAAGTGaatgtaaaatgatgaaatggcTCTCCAGAACCTAAAGTTGAAAATACTTTATATCCTGGAGAAATATTCCCCTTTATCTTCAAGAATTCTATGTAATTAGTTTATGCAATGAGTGACACTCCGAGTGAGAGATAACTGTAACCcggaaacaaaaaaatatgaatcGATTTGTCCAAAGCTGATTTGGCCACTCCAGCTGTTAGTTTATAAATATTATTGTATCTCTTACGTGGAGGAGACAGCTTTGAGTTGGGAAAAGACACGACCCATTCCTTTGTTCTTCTATATGAACCATCATGTCTCTGAAAAGGTGGAGTGGATATCTATTTGTCCGTTCCCATCCTGCAGAATGCGGTGTTGTCTTCCTCTGTATGTCGTTGTGGCTGGTATACCTGTATGAAAATCTACAGGGGTCACATCACGTGGATGTTCAGGTGACACAGCTGACTGAGTCGAATaccacatcatcatcattgatACCAGAGAATCAACCCGTCCGCGATCATGGCCATGGAGATATAAAACCGCCACCGCAATATCAATCTGTACCATTGGAAGCAAGAAGTGATTTCAAGGTTTACGTGGAGACGAAATTTAACAACTCGTGCTATCGGCCAGACCCGAAGGATTTGAGTCGACGGATATTGCGAGAGAGGTCGGAGCTGCAGGCTAGGGGATGCAAGCAGAAATTACCACAAGCTATCATGATCGGTGGTCGAAAATGCAGAATCGGTCGTATATTGCAATTCTTGCGTTTCCATCCAGCTATTGAGATGCGTACATCGCTGGTCCCGCTAGACTTCTTCACTGGGTCGTACAAAACAGGGTTGGATCTATACAGAAAACAGATGCCGTACACCACAATCAGTCAAATGACGGTGGAGAAAACTCCCGAATACTTCATTGTTCCAAATGACGTGCCCAAGAGAGTTCACGATGAGATATCTCCCGAcactaaaattattgttgttatCTGTGACCCCGTAAAACGTATTATCTCGGACTACATCAGTCTCGTTAAACGTGATAAAATGCCTGCAGAAATAGAAGAACATTTCTCAAAAACGTTTGAAGAAACGGTCCTGTCTCGTCATTCTGGACAAGTTAATCACCTAAACGCCCTCGTTGATGGAAGcttatattttaaacatttcatgCGCTGGTTACATCTGTTCCCACTCGATCAATTAATATTGATAGACGCTGAAGACATAGAACAACATCCAGCCGGAGAACTACAACGCTTAGAGACATTTCTTGGTCTAGCACCGTACTTTGACGAATCTCATTTTTCCTTCACAGATAGTAATCACAGATATTGTCTCAATTTTCCACAAAACCTATGCATTGGCAGTAACACCAACATCAAAGAAACGAAGAGTGAACCGGTAAAAGATGTTGTTGCCATGGGAATAAGAAGTGGTGTTCCGCAGATGCTGAAATCACAATTATATGATTATTTCGAGCCTTACGATCAAATGTTAGCAGAAAAATTCAACCAGAGTCTTTCTTGGAACGAAAAATACTCAAAAGAATtacagcaacagcagcagcagcagcagcagcaacagcaacagtaacaacaacaacaacaacaacaacaacaacagcagcagcagcaacaacagaaATAATAACATAGTAATAAGCAACAGCAGTAGcaaaaaacaaaagcaaaacaacaacaccaccaacaataacaacaaataactgtagcagcaacaacaaaaataacaacaatgataacATAATAACAAGCAGTAGCAAAAAAATGAAAGCAAAACAACATCAccaacaacaccaccaacaaAGCAAATACATCAACGTTcaaattaacaacaacaacaacaacaacaacaacaacaacaacaacggcaGCAGTAACGGTGAGACAAACTTTGCATCGACAACTTTCTATTGAATGGTCACGTGGTATAATTACCCCTCTCCCCAGGAATGCTGTTACAATGGgctccgtctgtccgtccaaAATACGTCATTCCTCATATATGCAATATGCAATTTCATACCTGGCACTTAAGTGACATATTATGTGGGACATATGAACGTCTCTTTGTTTtgcgatatatgcaaatttgaccaaatggcggCCATACTTGTAGTTAACAATCAAAATTTGCTGCATAATtgaaaaactgtaatacacagacactccattcaagtgtctactccaaATAATTAGATGCAAGCTATCGTtggagacattgacctttgacattgaccttcagggtcaattgtCAACATCAAGCTTATTTCTGCCTATCACGGACACATtgcagtatttacatattgccaatttcttttaaagcaTGTTTGCAAGCAACATTGAAGGAAGGAACgatacacaagcattatttttggtgttcATATCACTTTCCTGAACGGAagccatatttgtattcaaaatcattatgtactgcataactcaaaaactgtaatacatagagactccattcaagtatctacccCATGCTACAGATGCAAGCAATCTGTTGAGACCTTACCTTTGACCTTAGTGATTTTCGGGGCCAAGTAACACAATCAAACCAATTCGTAAACATGTTTGTGCTCATGTATTGTTTACTGAATGGCaccaatattttgtaataaaacatCGCTATATTACTGCATAATTATAACTCAAAAACATCAGTACATCGACTCTAGATACAtccaagtgtctaaccccatgttaatcacatgcaagctttcttgtGTGAATGACCATTAACTTTTACCTTGCGTTACAGGGTAGACAACTAGCAATTATGTGTGGTTAATGTCTTTAAGATCATGTCTTtagataatgcagaaccagataaacatacacatgcat
This Glandiceps talaboti chromosome 13, keGlaTala1.1, whole genome shotgun sequence DNA region includes the following protein-coding sequences:
- the LOC144444316 gene encoding heparan sulfate glucosamine 3-O-sulfotransferase 5-like; translation: MTIRRRVPHSFIRRHGIEVVILIVCCCLWVVYISVHEPHIKRSVLTSLGWEPESIRSKVPPILSQAKYDVNSYIHTKFDNSCYIPNVDDLSQRKLVDKKLLKQRSCEQRLPQAILTGVRNCGLSRVLQFLRFHPYVEMRADLIPLELFSGSYDKNLELYRKQMPYTTEKQMTIERTPEYFVTPHDVPKRIHDEISPRIKIVAVICDPVKRAISDYVQAKARGDDEESKTFEETVLEQEKWGNVNHLNAIIDSSIYFKHFLRWVHYFPQEQFHLIDGRQLLENPDIALGQLEEFLDLPSFFEASHFSRGNKKNPNGPYCLTFPQRVCIKPSKVKSRRRPEVDDETKQKLYEFFAPYDKSLSDMFKKPFSWSDKLDEEGNLAKYEQEMARN
- the LOC144444317 gene encoding heparan sulfate glucosamine 3-O-sulfotransferase 1-like: MSLKRWSGYLFVRSHPAECGVVFLCMSLWLVYLYENLQGSHHVDVQVTQLTESNTTSSSLIPENQPVRDHGHGDIKPPPQYQSVPLEARSDFKVYVETKFNNSCYRPDPKDLSRRILRERSELQARGCKQKLPQAIMIGGRKCRIGRILQFLRFHPAIEMRTSLVPLDFFTGSYKTGLDLYRKQMPYTTISQMTVEKTPEYFIVPNDVPKRVHDEISPDTKIIVVICDPVKRIISDYISLVKRDKMPAEIEEHFSKTFEETVLSRHSGQVNHLNALVDGSLYFKHFMRWLHLFPLDQLILIDAEDIEQHPAGELQRLETFLGLAPYFDESHFSFTDSNHRYCLNFPQNLCIGSNTNIKETKSEPVKDVVAMGIRSGVPQMLKSQLYDYFEPYDQMVDN